A stretch of Myceligenerans xiligouense DNA encodes these proteins:
- a CDS encoding type II toxin-antitoxin system Phd/YefM family antitoxin, with protein sequence MTVVNVQEAKTHLSRLIARAQHGDEVTIARAGKPMVRLTPVEPVAERTFGTVPINLPDDFFFEPLDEDELSAWE encoded by the coding sequence ATGACAGTCGTCAATGTCCAAGAAGCGAAGACTCACCTGTCCCGGCTGATCGCGCGCGCTCAGCACGGCGACGAGGTGACCATCGCCCGGGCGGGAAAACCCATGGTGCGCCTGACACCTGTGGAGCCCGTCGCCGAGCGCACGTTCGGCACCGTGCCGATCAATCTGCCGGACGACTTCTTCTTCGAGCCGCTCGACGAGGATGAGCTCTCCGCATGGGAGTGA
- a CDS encoding SMI1/KNR4 family protein, which translates to MWRDLIEGICDDADFGTPAAQREIDAAARAVGSPLPDDLSSLLMECGEVTAWYGTPYVWSANRIADENVKMYTDQAMADLYLPFEGLLFFGDNGGGDRFAFVMRGGRNHIFVWEHESDSRRWVAGGLEDYLWRSLTDGGDSWYQET; encoded by the coding sequence ATGTGGCGAGATCTGATCGAAGGAATCTGCGATGATGCCGATTTCGGTACTCCTGCGGCTCAGCGCGAAATCGATGCTGCCGCGAGAGCAGTGGGCTCTCCCTTGCCCGATGACCTCAGCTCACTCCTGATGGAGTGCGGTGAGGTTACTGCGTGGTACGGCACACCCTATGTTTGGAGCGCCAACCGTATCGCGGATGAGAACGTGAAGATGTATACGGACCAGGCGATGGCAGATCTATATTTGCCGTTCGAAGGACTACTATTCTTCGGTGACAATGGCGGCGGGGATCGGTTTGCATTCGTGATGCGGGGAGGGCGAAACCACATCTTCGTGTGGGAGCATGAATCCGACAGCAGGCGATGGGTAGCTGGCGGATTGGAAGATTATCTGTGGCGCTCCCTGACCGACGGCGGCGACTCCTGGTATCAGGAAACATGA
- a CDS encoding FadR/GntR family transcriptional regulator — MRTHERVLAQIEAELAAGRWALGERLPGERALAEELGVSRASVREAIRVLEAAGVVRTAVGSGPTAGAVVIDRPAAGLRMAMRLHVSSGALRVPDVVATRVLLETWAIRAAADRLRAREIDGTALAGARRLVDAMEEPGLGPADFIASDQAFHLEFARIAGNQVVEAFMLGLRGAIGEYVSAGVARLPDWPMTSARLAAEHAGILEAVAVGDGVTAARLAREHIEEFYVEAGLAGEAEGLPPGARPGC; from the coding sequence ATGCGTACGCACGAGCGCGTTCTCGCGCAGATCGAGGCCGAACTCGCCGCCGGGCGATGGGCGCTCGGGGAGCGGCTGCCGGGCGAACGGGCCCTCGCCGAGGAACTGGGTGTGTCGCGGGCCTCCGTGCGCGAGGCGATCAGGGTCCTGGAGGCGGCGGGCGTGGTCCGGACCGCCGTCGGATCCGGGCCGACGGCGGGCGCCGTCGTGATCGACCGGCCCGCCGCCGGGCTGCGCATGGCCATGCGCCTGCACGTCTCCTCGGGTGCGCTACGCGTGCCGGACGTCGTGGCGACCCGGGTGCTGCTCGAGACGTGGGCGATCCGGGCGGCGGCCGACAGGCTCCGGGCCCGCGAGATCGACGGCACGGCGCTGGCGGGCGCCCGGCGACTGGTGGACGCCATGGAGGAGCCCGGCCTGGGTCCCGCCGACTTCATCGCGAGCGACCAGGCCTTCCACCTCGAATTCGCCCGCATCGCCGGGAACCAGGTGGTGGAGGCCTTCATGCTGGGCCTGCGCGGTGCGATCGGTGAGTACGTGTCCGCCGGGGTCGCCCGCCTCCCGGACTGGCCGATGACCTCCGCCCGGCTGGCCGCCGAGCACGCCGGGATCCTCGAGGCCGTCGCCGTCGGGGACGGCGTGACCGCGGCGCGGCTGGCGCGGGAGCACATCGAGGAGTTCTACGTCGAGGCGGGCCTGGCGGGCGAAGCCGAAGGGCTGCCGCCCGGTGCGCGTCCGGGGTGCTGA
- a CDS encoding (Fe-S)-binding protein, giving the protein MRIALATTCLGDAMFPQAPTAVVRLLERLGHTVVVPEQQACCGQMHVNTGYQREAVPVVRNHVRAFAPVADGEWDAVVVPSGSCTGSIRHQQAMVLDRAGLAGEARTATAVAARTYELSELLVDVLEVTDVGAWFPHRVTYHPTCHSLRMLGVGDRPLRLLRAVDGIELTDLPEAEGCCGFGGTFALKNADTSAAMLADKVRHVTGTGAEFLTAGDYSCLMHIGGGLSRTARHGSGAAVRTIHLAEILAATHERPWHPVEDAR; this is encoded by the coding sequence ATGCGCATCGCCCTCGCCACCACCTGCCTCGGTGACGCGATGTTCCCCCAGGCGCCGACCGCCGTCGTCCGCCTGCTGGAACGGCTCGGCCACACCGTCGTGGTCCCCGAGCAGCAGGCATGCTGCGGTCAGATGCACGTCAACACCGGCTACCAGCGCGAGGCCGTGCCCGTGGTGCGCAACCACGTGCGGGCGTTCGCGCCCGTGGCCGACGGCGAGTGGGACGCCGTCGTCGTCCCGTCCGGGTCGTGCACGGGCTCGATCAGGCACCAGCAGGCCATGGTGCTCGACCGCGCCGGCCTGGCCGGAGAGGCGCGCACGGCGACCGCCGTCGCGGCCCGCACCTACGAGCTGTCGGAGCTGCTGGTCGACGTCCTCGAGGTGACCGACGTCGGCGCCTGGTTCCCGCACCGCGTCACCTATCACCCGACCTGCCACTCCCTGCGCATGCTCGGGGTCGGTGACCGGCCGCTCCGCCTGCTGCGGGCGGTCGACGGGATCGAGCTGACGGACCTCCCGGAAGCCGAGGGATGCTGCGGCTTCGGCGGCACGTTCGCGCTGAAGAACGCCGACACGTCGGCCGCGATGCTCGCGGACAAGGTCCGCCATGTCACCGGCACGGGCGCGGAATTCCTCACGGCCGGCGACTACTCGTGTCTCATGCACATCGGCGGCGGCCTGTCGCGCACCGCGCGCCACGGTTCGGGGGCCGCCGTCCGGACCATCCACCTCGCCGAGATTCTCGCTGCCACGCACGAGCGGCCCTGGCACCCCGTGGAGGACGCACGATGA
- a CDS encoding type II toxin-antitoxin system VapC family toxin produces MGVTYLLDTHAFVWLLSAPEKLDSELCTKLRSTQNQLLVSAVSAMEIATKVRLGKFDDAGPLVDTWDRRVEDIDATPLDLTTAHALHAGSMPWQHRDPFDRLLAAQAIVENVVLVTADAAFTGLPGVRIAW; encoded by the coding sequence ATGGGAGTGACGTATCTTCTGGACACGCACGCATTCGTCTGGCTTCTCAGCGCGCCCGAGAAGCTCGACAGCGAGTTGTGCACAAAGCTCCGATCGACTCAGAATCAGCTCCTCGTCTCGGCAGTCTCGGCCATGGAGATCGCCACCAAGGTTCGCCTCGGCAAGTTCGACGACGCCGGCCCCCTGGTGGACACCTGGGACCGCCGAGTCGAGGACATCGACGCGACTCCCCTCGACCTGACTACCGCCCACGCGCTCCACGCCGGCTCCATGCCCTGGCAGCACCGCGACCCGTTCGACCGGCTGCTCGCAGCACAGGCGATCGTCGAGAACGTTGTCCTGGTCACGGCTGACGCCGCATTCACAGGACTCCCGGGCGTCCGTATCGCCTGGTGA
- a CDS encoding LutC/YkgG family protein: MTNARAEILDRIRTALSSTSGAAVDVPREYRERGEHVVGSAEVLDLLVDRLEDYKAHVHRASGDEVAVVVARLSAELAADGPAGDVPGSAASAGSEAAPCPGARRRGAALARPEALGTAGARVVVPAGLHPEWVASISESDDGVDVVADTPEAPLAPSDLDRTAGVVTAARVAVAETGTIVLDAGPDQGRRAISLVPDVHICVVRADQVVQTVPEAVRLLAHHPERPLTWISGPSATSDIELNRVEGVHGPRTLHVVLVD, translated from the coding sequence ATGACGAACGCCCGAGCCGAGATCCTGGACCGGATACGGACCGCCCTGAGCAGTACTTCGGGCGCTGCCGTGGATGTTCCTCGGGAGTACCGGGAACGCGGGGAGCATGTCGTGGGGTCGGCGGAGGTGCTGGACCTGCTGGTCGACCGGCTGGAGGACTACAAGGCACACGTCCATCGCGCGTCGGGTGACGAGGTGGCCGTGGTGGTTGCGCGCCTCTCGGCCGAACTGGCAGCGGATGGCCCGGCGGGGGACGTACCGGGTTCCGCCGCGTCGGCCGGATCCGAGGCGGCGCCTTGCCCCGGGGCGCGGCGCCGCGGGGCCGCGCTCGCGCGTCCCGAGGCGCTCGGCACAGCGGGCGCGCGCGTCGTCGTGCCCGCCGGACTGCACCCCGAGTGGGTAGCGTCGATTTCCGAGTCCGACGACGGTGTGGACGTCGTCGCCGACACGCCCGAGGCGCCCCTCGCGCCGTCGGACCTCGACCGGACGGCCGGCGTCGTGACGGCGGCGCGCGTCGCGGTCGCCGAGACCGGCACGATCGTGCTCGACGCCGGCCCCGACCAGGGCCGGCGCGCGATCTCCCTGGTCCCGGACGTGCACATCTGCGTGGTCCGCGCCGACCAGGTGGTGCAGACGGTCCCGGAGGCGGTGCGGCTGCTGGCGCATCACCCCGAACGCCCGCTCACGTGGATCAGCGGCCCGAGCGCCACGAGCGACATCGAACTGAACCGCGTCGAGGGAGTGCACGGGCCCCGGACGTTGCATGTGGTGCTCGTCGATTGA
- a CDS encoding LutB/LldF family L-lactate oxidation iron-sulfur protein: MPAPADPLHWGPSFPDAARRELGNDQLRRNLSHATSTIRAKRAAVVGEVPDWEALRDAGSALKTQVMDNLPELLEELERNVTARGGVVHWARDAAEANRIVADLIHAKDTTEVVKVKSMATQEIGLNEALEAEGIHAVETDLAELIVQLADDMPSHILVPAIHRNRAEIRDIFTERMDDAPPDLTDVPRELAMAARAHLRRKFLSTKVAVSGANFGVAETGTLSVVESEGNGRMCLTLPETLITVMGIEKLIPRFTDLEVFLQLLPRSSTGERMNPYTSMWTGVTPGDGPSEFHLVLLDNGRTRVLADEVGRSALHCIRCSACLNVCPVYERVGGHAYGSVYPGPIGAILTPQLTGESSDLPYASTLCGACYDVCPVKIDIPSILVDLRAREVESGSAGRGWGMAMKAAATVMSDGGRFRRAARLGRVGRVAGGRDGVISRLPGPGAAWTDSRDLPVPPKQTFRDWWAGHEKEDG; the protein is encoded by the coding sequence ATGCCCGCCCCGGCCGACCCGCTGCACTGGGGACCGTCGTTCCCGGACGCCGCACGGCGCGAGCTCGGCAACGACCAGTTGCGGCGCAACCTGAGCCACGCCACCTCGACGATCCGCGCCAAGCGGGCCGCGGTGGTCGGCGAGGTGCCCGACTGGGAGGCGCTCCGCGACGCCGGCTCCGCCCTGAAGACGCAGGTCATGGACAACCTGCCCGAGCTGCTGGAAGAGCTGGAGCGGAACGTGACGGCGCGGGGCGGCGTCGTGCACTGGGCGCGGGACGCCGCCGAGGCGAACCGGATCGTCGCCGACCTGATCCACGCGAAGGACACCACCGAAGTCGTCAAGGTGAAGTCCATGGCCACGCAGGAGATCGGGCTCAACGAGGCGCTGGAGGCCGAGGGCATCCACGCGGTCGAGACGGACCTGGCCGAGCTCATCGTGCAACTCGCCGACGACATGCCCTCCCACATCCTCGTCCCCGCGATCCACCGCAACCGCGCGGAGATCCGCGACATCTTCACCGAGCGCATGGACGACGCGCCGCCGGACCTCACCGACGTGCCGCGCGAGCTCGCCATGGCCGCCCGGGCGCACCTGCGGCGCAAGTTCCTCTCCACGAAGGTGGCGGTGAGCGGGGCGAACTTCGGCGTCGCCGAGACGGGGACGCTGTCGGTGGTCGAGTCGGAGGGCAACGGGCGGATGTGCCTCACCCTGCCGGAGACCCTGATCACCGTGATGGGGATCGAGAAGCTGATCCCCCGGTTCACGGACCTCGAGGTGTTCCTCCAGCTCCTGCCGCGCAGCTCCACCGGCGAGCGGATGAACCCGTACACGTCGATGTGGACGGGCGTGACACCGGGCGACGGGCCGTCCGAGTTCCATCTGGTGCTGCTCGACAACGGGCGCACGCGCGTGCTCGCCGACGAGGTGGGGCGCTCCGCGCTGCACTGCATCCGCTGCTCGGCATGCCTCAACGTGTGCCCCGTGTACGAGCGGGTCGGCGGGCACGCCTACGGGTCCGTCTACCCCGGGCCGATCGGCGCGATCCTCACCCCGCAGCTCACCGGCGAGTCCTCCGACCTGCCGTACGCCTCGACACTTTGCGGTGCCTGCTACGACGTGTGCCCCGTGAAGATCGACATCCCGTCGATCCTGGTGGACCTGCGGGCGCGGGAGGTCGAGTCGGGCTCTGCCGGGCGGGGCTGGGGCATGGCCATGAAGGCCGCGGCGACGGTGATGTCCGACGGCGGCCGGTTCCGCCGGGCGGCTCGGCTCGGGCGGGTGGGGCGTGTCGCGGGCGGGCGGGACGGCGTGATCTCACGGCTTCCCGGGCCGGGGGCCGCGTGGACGGACTCGCGCGACCTGCCCGTGCCGCCGAAGCAGACGTTCCGGGACTGGTGGGCCGGCCACGAGAAGGAGGACGGATGA
- a CDS encoding DUF2000 domain-containing protein: MTFEQAKIVIVLRDDLLGWQENNVTAFLASAVTAAYPELVGDAYRDADGREYLPMLGTPVMVMVSDGDRLATIRTRAETRGLRIGVYTADLFATGNDVDNRAAVAAVATEKLDLVGVAVAGERRVVDKAVKGAKLHP; the protein is encoded by the coding sequence ATGACCTTCGAACAAGCCAAGATCGTGATCGTGCTGCGCGACGACCTGCTCGGCTGGCAGGAGAACAACGTCACCGCCTTCCTGGCCAGTGCCGTGACCGCGGCCTACCCCGAACTCGTCGGAGACGCCTACCGCGACGCCGACGGCCGCGAGTACCTGCCGATGCTCGGCACGCCCGTGATGGTCATGGTGTCCGACGGCGATCGCCTCGCCACGATCCGCACCCGCGCCGAGACCCGCGGGCTGCGCATCGGCGTCTACACGGCGGACCTGTTCGCCACGGGCAACGACGTCGACAACCGGGCGGCCGTCGCCGCGGTCGCCACGGAGAAACTCGACCTGGTCGGCGTCGCCGTGGCCGGCGAGCGGCGCGTGGTGGACAAGGCCGTCAAGGGCGCCAAGTTGCACCCGTGA
- a CDS encoding LppM family (lipo)protein: protein MNHARRTLAATALAATTLLLAGCIKMDMALTINGDDTVDGEVVVAVEDSAAAAIGATPEELLEGADADSFGEDASEVEPYAEGGFTGTRYIFEGSPLDDFSDSEMSIVRDGDEFLVEGSLPMTTEDLDMTEEELADPATQELLKQFAVNIAFTFPGEVIESNGKTDGNTVTWAAEIGEENTLTARASALTGDEVAAAEEAAAVDSAAEQEETGFWGSLLGTVIIGAGIGLVVGLIFAGIRAARNRKTTATGESTPPTAAADPVGTDQA from the coding sequence ATGAACCACGCACGACGTACGCTCGCGGCCACCGCGCTGGCTGCAACGACCTTGTTGCTCGCAGGCTGCATCAAGATGGACATGGCCCTCACGATCAACGGCGACGACACCGTCGACGGCGAGGTCGTCGTCGCCGTCGAGGACTCGGCGGCTGCGGCCATCGGCGCGACGCCCGAGGAACTGCTCGAGGGAGCCGACGCCGATTCGTTCGGCGAGGACGCCTCCGAGGTCGAGCCCTACGCCGAGGGCGGCTTCACCGGCACGCGCTACATCTTCGAGGGATCCCCGCTCGACGACTTCTCCGACAGCGAGATGTCGATCGTGCGCGACGGCGACGAGTTTCTCGTCGAAGGCAGCCTTCCGATGACCACCGAGGATCTCGACATGACCGAGGAGGAGCTCGCCGACCCGGCGACCCAGGAACTGCTCAAGCAGTTCGCCGTGAACATCGCGTTCACGTTCCCCGGCGAGGTGATCGAGTCCAACGGCAAGACGGACGGCAACACGGTCACGTGGGCTGCCGAGATCGGCGAGGAGAACACGCTGACGGCCCGCGCCTCGGCACTCACGGGCGACGAGGTTGCCGCCGCGGAGGAGGCCGCCGCGGTTGACAGCGCCGCCGAGCAGGAGGAGACCGGCTTCTGGGGTTCCCTGCTGGGCACGGTGATCATCGGCGCCGGGATCGGCCTCGTCGTCGGCCTGATCTTCGCCGGGATCCGCGCAGCCCGGAACCGCAAGACGACGGCCACCGGGGAATCCACACCGCCGACCGCTGCGGCAGATCCCGTCGGCACCGACCAGGCCTGA
- a CDS encoding M23 family metallopeptidase yields MAALVDLEYPFIGRWLTQNSPANRVPSHGTTLFGTSYAIDFVPVDKAGHTAPLTFASLVRPEPTDRFPGFGRRVLAPIEGVVVAVRDIEPDHVAYRGLPSVGYALTQRRRAAGGWPALAGNHVLIEGDGVVVAVCHLQQGSVEVRSGQHVRLGGLLGSCGNSGNSTEPHVHLQAVDGRDIERAKAVPLAFQGRLPRNGEIVDARAAGTPE; encoded by the coding sequence TTGGCTGCACTCGTTGACCTGGAATACCCCTTCATAGGTCGATGGCTGACCCAGAACAGCCCGGCCAACCGTGTGCCGAGCCACGGCACGACGCTGTTCGGGACGTCCTATGCGATCGACTTCGTTCCTGTGGACAAGGCCGGGCACACGGCCCCGCTCACGTTCGCGTCCCTCGTGCGTCCGGAGCCGACGGACCGCTTCCCGGGCTTCGGACGCCGCGTACTGGCGCCCATCGAGGGCGTCGTCGTGGCCGTGCGCGATATCGAGCCGGATCACGTGGCATATCGTGGTTTGCCCTCGGTCGGCTACGCGCTGACCCAGCGTCGCCGAGCTGCTGGGGGCTGGCCGGCACTCGCCGGCAACCATGTGCTGATCGAAGGTGACGGTGTCGTTGTTGCCGTGTGCCACCTTCAACAAGGCAGCGTCGAGGTTCGTTCAGGCCAGCACGTTCGCCTCGGCGGCCTGCTCGGTTCCTGTGGCAACTCGGGCAACAGCACTGAGCCACATGTCCATCTGCAAGCGGTCGACGGCCGGGACATCGAGCGAGCCAAGGCCGTCCCCCTGGCTTTCCAGGGCAGGCTCCCGCGAAACGGTGAGATCGTCGACGCCAGAGCAGCCGGCACGCCTGAATAG
- a CDS encoding AraC family transcriptional regulator, translating into MAEDVVRAWRPQIPGITEVLHAAWREHSYPAHTHDTWTVLIVDHGLIGYGLDGREHAAREAGVTVLPPGVVHDGRSVNAVGFRKRVIYLEPGALDDGLVGHAVDAPLVLDHSLRTRFAGLDRALTLREELAAESLFALVTEGLVWHLSGRPTSPREPATASTARRTRELLDADPTRPVRLADVADEIGVTVPHLVRAFSREFGLPPHRYLVGRRLDLARRRLLAGEPPADVAATTGFHDQAHLARHFRRLLRTAPGQYQRGGRVA; encoded by the coding sequence ATGGCTGAGGATGTCGTCCGCGCCTGGCGACCGCAGATCCCCGGTATCACGGAGGTGCTGCACGCCGCCTGGCGCGAGCACTCCTACCCGGCGCACACGCACGACACCTGGACCGTGCTGATCGTGGACCACGGCCTCATCGGCTACGGCCTGGACGGCCGGGAGCACGCGGCGCGGGAGGCAGGAGTCACCGTGCTGCCTCCGGGAGTGGTGCACGACGGTCGCTCCGTGAACGCGGTGGGCTTCCGCAAACGGGTGATCTACCTCGAACCCGGTGCGCTCGACGACGGCCTGGTCGGCCATGCGGTCGACGCGCCGCTCGTCCTGGACCACTCGCTCCGCACCCGCTTCGCAGGGCTCGACCGGGCGCTCACGCTGCGCGAGGAACTCGCGGCGGAGAGCTTGTTCGCCCTCGTCACGGAAGGGCTGGTCTGGCATCTCTCCGGCCGGCCGACATCGCCACGCGAACCGGCCACGGCCTCGACCGCCCGGCGCACCCGCGAACTGCTCGACGCCGACCCCACCCGGCCGGTCCGGCTCGCCGACGTCGCCGACGAGATCGGCGTGACCGTCCCCCACCTGGTCCGCGCGTTCAGCCGCGAGTTCGGCCTTCCGCCACACCGCTACCTCGTGGGCCGGCGACTCGACCTGGCACGACGCCGTCTGCTCGCGGGGGAGCCCCCCGCCGACGTCGCCGCCACCACCGGGTTCCACGACCAGGCCCACCTCGCCCGACACTTCCGCAGGCTGCTCCGCACGGCCCCGGGGCAGTACCAGCGCGGAGGACGAGTGGCGTAG